The region aatcatttttgagagctgatttctgcaaactctaatcattattttgaaaagtgaagttatgAATCTGATTAaaaatacttcccctttacaataaTGACTGCGAAAACTGATTCTAAAATACTTTAGATTCTTCGTATGTCTCCTTTAAGataagttgtatacacagagcgTCGATCggtcgcgggggggggggggagggggaaaagATATCGTTTTGCCTCCCCCCaaaataattccgcatgtgcaactaaaaaatagaataagattgtaatgctacagtgaaatcagcaagcgagattgacataccaactcgattttcatttaaaattgtgctcaaaatgtcttcTTTTCAGTTGAGAAtatataaattttcagctcgtgcttcgcactcgcatgatttctgtaccaaaaacccatacttttcatcattaaataggtgaatagaatgtcccgttttcagttctaaacctcaaaagaactcccgcttcgatttgcaataatcttttgttggatataatatatcttgttctttagtaaaagcgtccattaaactccttttttccagatcgaaatatcaaaatttcttctagatacccatcttaatcattggtaccaaaaatgcttagaatatcaagctatCAGGTCAGAATacaaagaaatttcagctcgctctctagtgagatacatacTGATCtatcctcatgagttactaaaacaaacctaaacagttaaatttttcctgttttcatgtcatacttaaaaatttcagctcgcgcttcgcgctcgcattgttggtgagggtgatatatatatgtgtgtatacatcatgcttaataaacagatcactatgttcatggtccagacaattttttgtcattttttttttctttcgtattaGTTTAGATTAGGCTTACTTTTAacacaaattgaaatttcagtacactacaacaatgaaggaatttccaagaactccatgcatatcaaccactctcaaatgtcctaacttgtgattttagtgggggtattgttgaaagatccccatccaaaTGATCATTTGTGTcgatcatcccccccccccaaccaagaataccgatcgacacccatgcgaGCTACAATTTAATCACACAGTCTTTCAAGCGCATCGACTCACTATAACACCACACCCATTATAATATTGATTGTATCACCACTACAGACAATCATATCAGTTAAGAAAACTACTTTTGTTCCATATTGAAATAGGTCGCCTCTTTAAACAAGCGTCAAAAATCATTGATAAGTGCACGTGTCATCATTCCACAGTATTATAAGAACCGATTGCACGTTGACAGCTCTTATCCAGATAAAATCGTATACACttaatgttgggcaacatactgtccactgtatTAGgaaatgtatgttggtaaaaaatatacatattctgGGCAACTATCATCCAATAATTAGTTGTTTTTTTACCCAATTTGGAAAGATTTTAACGAATAGCTGCGTGGATAGTATGTTGCCCAGTGATGTTTAAAAATTGGGTCTTTTTTTGCAAAACCTTTTAAGAGTACATATGAAGACAATGATGCTCTGTGTATGTAGTTAAGTATTCAACTTTATTCCCATGAAAAGATGCacttacaatatatttttaaagatcaAATCTATCCAATAAGTTCATttgaatgaatacatgtatagtaaacCGTGGAATGAATATAGTAAACAGTGAAAAAAAGTCCTGTGAGAGTTAATATTCTGGCCCCAAAATGGAACATTTTATAAAGCAGGGTtccaggatttttcaaaaggggAGGACAGAATTTCCCGAGGAAAAAAGGTCTTCGCTctgaaggaagggggggggggtgcggggGCACGGGTCGACTGTGCCCCTCCGTCCATTGGATCAGCCAGTGATTTTCAGTATGTTTTTTGGAGATCTCGAGAACAAGATGCGTATCTCTGTAGAAGCGCTATTATACTCTGGGAAATttagatcgggggggggggggggtaaaaccCAAATGACAGGACATTctacagagattttttttaatcattaaataacttaagtataacagttcaatcaatcTAGCTTATCTGTCGAATAATGTGTAATATCTCTACGGTATCAACTGTTTCTTCATCAAATTTCCTTGTTGCTTTTCACATACTCTTGTTGCATTTTACATTGAATTTGCCGTTTCTTTTGACATTATTTTAACCTATTTCTAATctaaatcaatgtttttaatttacTCATAGTAATGTGCTCTATAGAATCTATACAACCATGACATGTTTTTATCTAATTCAATCACATTTGGCTTATTGACCTTAACAAaccatttattttcctttattttttcatcttatCGACCATTTGTTTgtgtattttgatataaaaaataatagaaaactaatgaattatgttattttatcaGTCGCAGTgggcatttttttaatgttaagtTAACCCATTATATGTGTCTTACCTTTGTATACTTTTACAATTTCTTTCAAGCTTTTGTCAATTAAACATTTTGAGCCTGTGAGCTGcctgtttaattttcaataagccaattcaattcaatatcatcAAATTGAGAAAACGAAAGTAAttgagaaaaaggaaaataatatattatatcaaTACATCTCTGAAGTAAGTTGATATTAATATTAACATGATTATCAGAACTTAAGTAAAATTCTGTAAAAACACAATTGAGTCCAATAATCTTGAATTGCCTCGAGTGTGTCTTCTGTAGGCTACTCTTTGTATTCGAGGATTAATTAgctggaaatgaaatgaaatatatgggAAAATCATGATGATCGGACTATTTAGtttgatttgtgaaaaaaatactgaCTGAAAAAACAACTAAAAACTTATGAcaagaaatcatgaaaagagCTTTATAAGTGTATGTATGGTAATATAGAGCAAAAAAACCTTTCTACTGTTACGGAAATAGAGTAGGTCATTGGTTTATATATCATTAGATATCTCATTGAGCTACAATGTCTCACCTACGACATAGTATGTATAAGAAGAGATTAGCTTGACTCATAACGTCTTAACTACGATCAAATAGAGATTAGTTTGACATAATCGTGGCCCTGAATGTCCCACCTACGATGGGCTACGATGTAAGAagaggaatgaatgaatgttatacTTATAGGATATATGACACGGAATGTCTTACCTCCGATATAAGAAGAGGTCTGCTCGACCCAGAACGTTGAGAAATCTTTCACAAAGGTCGCCCTAAAATAGAACAAGTACATTCTCCAAATAATTCTTTTACAAACGCATGAAtatgtaaaattatatttttgtcgCTTGCATGACATTAATTAACCACCCGCCCACAAAttcaagaaaattgaaaaataatgcaaggataaatgaaatttgatgtacGGCAATATCcatatcaatatttcattgataAAGCTGTCACTTATATCAGTTATCACTATCTATTACTGTTTTCTGCAAATGCACGTGTAGACAGTCATAATTTGTCAACGACTCAAAATTTGCGGTCTATGTAAAAACTAAGCGAGTGTTCATTGTTTTTGGCCATCTTAATGATCTACACTAAACCCGGGCTTTTACGCCCGTCCTATACCCACTATTTTCTGACTATTTGAAATTAACTACTAAAGGAttcaaaaataaacattgaggtgatcaaaatgtatattacaaatgtatagtAAGAAATTTTGGCAATAACCAAGCAATCATGGCTTACAGTGTGAGATTTAATGActgaaaaatgtgttttcagcGTACACccttataaataaataataataacgttttatttacccagggtatagccacttcagttaggaaactgctctaccagcgggccctgcataacacaacatgttattattacccttctccaacctaaatgctgagcgcctagcaagaaggaagaaggtcccatttttataagtctttggtctgactcggccgaggatcgaacccacgacctcccgttcatgacgtggacgctctaccgctgagccaccatgcccttATGTAGTGTAAACGCTTATTATGATTAGATCAAACACTCAAAGATTAGCATTTTAAAGCAAACTGTTTTCACATCATCAGTTCTACACTATTTTTCAACCACGATTAGAAATGAAACAGAGGTGACTTCAGTTTGAAAAGGATATAGTTTGGTCAAACAGCTTTATTCACATGTTGTTCCCACTTACTTGCATCATTTACATTCCCTTTTGGAGGCCTATTCATCTTTCTATTCAATTTGTTTAGTCTGGTTTTTgctttgtcaatttttttcggcTACGAAAATTTTTCCTCTGCAAAATTGCCCCTACTTaattttggaaaatcctggatccgcccctgccatTGTTCTTTCTTCCACCTTCGTGAGTTTCCTGATTTGAACTTACACAACATAAACGTCGCCAGGATTTGAATCTTGTGGTGCTGTCCACGTGAACGTGTTGGTGGCCCCTTTATCATTCCCATTTGCATGTGTAACGGCGTCAGGGTTCCCGTTACATGATATGGTCCTGAAATTAGCAGTATTCTCCACTGTCCATGTACCGACGACACCATCGCTGTCCTTTCTACGCATCTGCATCAGAATTCCTTTGAATCCCGACGAAACAGTCGATGTGTCAGTGACAGTGACTGTAACAATAAATTAAGTTTGAAGAATAAAAATCACCATCCGAATATCTTAGGGACTATGAGAATTTAGAGTCCATGATTCCCAACAATGTATGCTTACCTTTATGATTAGCAACTCGTTATGTTAGCAAGTTACCAGAGGTATTGGCATATTAtttaaactgaaat is a window of Lytechinus variegatus isolate NC3 chromosome 2, Lvar_3.0, whole genome shotgun sequence DNA encoding:
- the LOC121408360 gene encoding putative defense protein 3 isoform X2 translates to MAGSSKPFNLLVISKIVVMIVCLVHNSKAYPGGAPIQTCSHMTPQHSSSPQTSNSPYTMSISHAAYTPGQQITVTVTDTSTVSSGFKGILMQMRRKDSDGVVGTWTVENTANFRTISCNGNPDAVTHANGNDKGATNTFTWTAPQDSNPGDVYVVATFVKDFSTFWVEQTSSYIGAN
- the LOC121408360 gene encoding putative defense protein 3 isoform X3; translated protein: MKIARTVAFVFLVAIETSGYPSGAPVSRCDTMVPGHSVLPQTEDSPYSITISSDKYPPGGTLSVTVTDTSTVSSGFKGILMQMRRKDSDGVVGTWTVENTANFRTISCNGNPDAVTHANGNDKGATNTFTWTAPQDSNPGDVYVVATFVKDFSTFWVEQTSSYIGAN